ACCTTAGGCGCCATCTTGATTTCTGTCTCCTTAATTATTTCATTTGGAATAAATTACTTTAAGAATGATGATTAACTTAAAAAATATACATTACAAAATTTCACAAAAAATTATTTTACAAAATATTGATTTGAATATTCAAGAAGGCAAGACAACAGTTATCATGGGTAAAAATGGATCAGGAAAATCCACATTATTGAAATTATTAAATCAAATTATTAAACCTACCTCTGGATTATTTGATTCAACTTTATCAAAACCTGTACCGATGCTTTTTCAAAAGCCGCTGATGTTACAAAATTCTGTAAATTATAATTATCACATTCTTCAAAAAATAAAAAAACATCAAATTAATCACTTTTGGTTTAAAAAATTTGACCTATCTCATCTTTCAAACCAAAAAATAAACTCTTTATCAGAGGGAGAAAAACAAAAAGTATTTATATCCAGAATTATGAGCTTTGATCAATCTCATCTTTTTCTAGATGAACCAAATCAAAGCCTCGATTTACAAAGTGAAAAATTATTAATTGATCTTTTGATTAATGAAAAAAATCAAAAAACGATTGTAATGACTTTGCATGATTTTGAGATTGCTAAAAGAATCGGAGACTATTTTATATATTTAGAAAATGGCAAAATTTTGCTGCAAGACAGTTACGAGGATTTCTTTAAAAAATTTAACTTTTAATTTATTCAAATCTATTTCAAAATAGAGTCGTTTAAGAATTAGATGAATAAATTTTTACCTCTCTTAATTTTGATTATGAGCCCTTTGCTCGCAAGCGATGTCATAACTCAGAGACAAGACAGCATGCAGGACTTTAATAAATTAATGAGATCTGCTACTCAATCACTTAAAAGTGGTGAAATTGATGGGTTATCACAGATTTATGATGATATTGAAGCTATTATGATAAATTATCCAACTCTATTTCCTGAGGATAGTTTTGATGGAAAGACCAAAGCGAGTAAGAATATTATAGATGATAGATCCACGTTTAATCAGATATCAAGTGAAGCTGCGGAATGGGCAGCTTTAGCAAAAATTGCAGCTGATAACAATGATTTAGAGACTCTTCAGCAACATCATCAAAATCTTTATGGCAGTTGTAAAAGTTGCCACTCACGTTTTAAAAATTAATTAGTATATATCTGGCCCTGTTGGAATAATCCCGTTTGGATTGATAGTCGGATGACTTCCATAATAGTGAGTTTTTATGTGATCAATGTTGATAGTCGTTTTAATTTTTGAATTTGATTTGATTGATTGTACATATCGACTGATATTGGGATAATCAATTATTCTTTTTTTATTACATTTAAAATGACCAACATAAACCGGATCAAACCTTAATAAAGTAGGAAATAAACGAAGATCGCATTCTAAAATTTCATCTCCAAGTAAATAAGAATTTTGCTTAAGCATTTTTTCTATTTGATCAAGCGCAGTAAATAATTTATCTAATTCCTCTTCGTAAACAGATTGTTTTGTTGCAAAACCAACTTTGTAAACGCCATTGTTAATATTATGATAAGTAAAATTATTAATTTCATCAATTTTTTTTTGTAACTTCTCTGGATAAAAATCTAAATTATTATTGGTAAGCTTATTAAAAGAATAATTGAACATTCTGATAATCTCAGATGACTCGTTACTGACAATGGTTTGATTTTTTTTATCCCATAGGACAGGCACTGTCACACGACCCGAGTAATTCGGATTAGCTTTAAGATATATTTGATAAAGGTACTCTTTTGAAAATAAATGATCAGCAGTTGTACCGGGAAAATTTTCTTCGAAGGTCCAACCATTTTCTAACATGTATGGGTTAACTACACTGACAGAAATATGATCGTCTAAATCCTTCAAACTTCTATAAATAAGTGTGCGGTGAGCCCAAGGGCAAGCTAAAGAAACATAAAGGTGATACCGACCACTGTCCGGTGTAAAATCACTATCGAAATCAATAAAATGTCTAAACTGAGCTTCAGTTCTTATAAATTTTCCACCTGATTTTTTGGTGTCGTACCATTGATCTTGCCAAACACCATTTACTAGTAATCCCATGTGTTACAATTACGCTATGATAGAGAAACAGATTGATAATCATCAATCTTTGACTATATAAATTGTATCATGATATTCAGACAGTTATTTGACCATACTTCCTCTACTTATACATATGTAGTAGCTAGCAGAAAGGGCGGTGAGGCCCTAGTTATTGACCCCGTATTAGAAAATGTTGAAAGATATATTAAGCTAATGGAAGAGCTAGATTTAAAGTTAGTCAAAGTTATTGATACACACATTCATGCCGATCATATTTCTGGTATGGCAGAATTAAGAGATAGAACAAACTGTATCACTATCATGGGAGACGCCACTCCGAGCGATGTTGTTTCAATGCAAGTTAAAGATAATGATGAGGTTTCTATTGAAGGTATAAAATTAAAAGCTCTTCATACCCCTGGTCACACGAATGACTCATTTAGTTATTTAATGAATGATAGAATTTTTTCCGGAGATACTTTGTTAATACGAGGTACTGGAAGAACAGACTTTCAAAATGGCGATCCTTACGATGCGTATAACTCTATTTTTGAAAGAATACTTAAACTACCTGAGGAAACACTTTTATATCCCGCACATGATTATAAAGGAGATACTGTTAGTACAATTGGTGAAGAAAAAAAATTCAATCCACGTTTACAAGTAAGTTCAGCAGAGGAATATGCAAATATTATGAATAATTTGAATCTTCCTGATCCTAAAATGATGGATATTGCCGTTCCTGGTAACTTAAAGCTTGGTATTGATTTAAAAAGACAAAAAAATACTAATGGTCTAACTGTTGAAGAGTTTCAGAATGTTACAACAAATGATGAGCATGTTCTTTTAGATTTAAGAGAAGATAGTGAAATCTATCATGATGGTATAATTAAAAACTCTATTCATGTCCCATTTGATCAAGTGTCTGATTATTTGATTAAAGAAAAAGAAAATCTTCAAGGTAAAAAAATCTTAATGTATTGTGCTGTTGGGCACCGATCTACGCTTGCTGTCCAAGTTTCTAAATCTTATGATTACAAAAATTGTTACCATTTAATGGGTGGTGTTAAAAACTGGGTTGCCCAAGGCAATCCTATTGAAAAGAAAGACCATCATTAATGGGTTTTAAATCATTAAGCGTTGAAGAGGCTGTCAAATCAATTGAAAATGGAGCTTTGATTGTTGATGTCAGAGAACAGAGTGAATATGAAGAAGCCCATTTAAATAATGGGATTTTAGTTCCATTATCGACGATTAGTGCTGAAAAAATTACAGAAATCAATCCTGACAATAAAACGATTTTAATACATTGTCGTTCAGGAAAAAGATCAAAGGTGGCAGCTAATATTCTTTTAAGTCAAAATTATACTGGTGAAATTTTAGAATTAGACGAAGGCATTAATGCTTGGATGGAGTCTAATCAACCTGTCATATCTAGCATATAAGTGTTTATCTTAGGTCTTTTGGGAGCCTTTATTATGGGCTCAGTTTTATCTTTATTAGGCGCAGGTGGGTCAATCCTCACTATGCCTATTTTGGTCTATTTATTTTCTATACCTGCTTTAGAAGCCACAAGCTATTCATTATTGTTAGTTGGCTTAACTGCTTTAATGGGTTCAATCGGATATTTTCGCCAGGGAACGATCGATATTAAAACAGCAGTTCTCTTTGGTATTCCTTCTATTCTTGGAGTGCTTTTGGCAAGACACTATTTACTTCCATCAATTCCCAATCAATTTGAAGTTGGCATCTTAATTACAAAAGATTTTTTAATTATGTTCATTTTTTCTGTTCTGATGATTATAGCGGCATTGATGATGATCAAAAAAAACAACAATAAGAAAAATGCCAGCCAAAATGCTCCAAAGAATAAATCTATATTAGTGCTACTCGAAGGACTAATTGTGGGAGGCGTTACTGGCTTTGTGGGAGCCGGTGGAGGTTTTTTAATTATTCCTGCACTTGTTTTGCTAGCAGGTTTAGAAATGAAAATAGCGGTTGGAACTTCATTAATTATTATCGCACTTAAATCGATTATTGGTTTTGGAGGAGATTTAATAGGCGGCTTTCAGACAAATTGGTTATTTGTACTCTACGTTATGGTTGCCACTCTTATAGGTGTGATAGTTGGAAACTCTTTATCTAAAAAATTTACAGGAGATCAGCTTAAAAAGTATTTTGGAATAATGGTATTAGTTATTGGATTTTATATTGTCGCTGAACAAATTATTAACCTTTAACTAAAATAATTAGTTGAGATCATATAGTAGACCATATAGCCAGCCAGTCCCACTACCAACACTATTAGAGGTATAGTTGACAGGGTAAAGGCTTCACGAAATTTCTTATTAAAAATAAGTAAGCTTGCAACCAATAGAATTAGTAAAATTACGATTAACCTGATCATTAATTACATTATCTTTATTTTAAAAATTTTTACTATTCTATAACTGCTATTTTCTCTATAAATAAGGATATATGACTACTAAAATTGCAATTGCTGGAGCTAAAGGCAGAATGGGGAAAAATCTGATACGATCAGGTCTAGCAAACCCCCATACAGATGTCGTTGGAATATTTGATATATCTGAAATAGGTAAAGATTTTTTAGATGAAATGGGCTTGCCCCATGAGGTGGCCAATACAAGAGAGACTTCTTTTGAAATTGCTGATGTCATTATTGATTTTACATCTCCCAAAGCATTATTTGCCTTTACTGAAAGTGCTGTAGCAAACAAAACGGGTCTTGTTGTTGGTACAACGGGCTTGGAAGAGCAACATTTCAACCTTCTAAAACAAACTGGAAATTCAACCAATGTTTTTTACGCACCCAATATGAGCTTTGGAGTGAATTCTTTTTTTAGTATTGCCAGAAAGGCAGCATCTTATTTAAAAGATTTTGATATCGAAATCATAGAAACACACCACCGCTTTAAAAAAGACTCACCAAGCGGTACGGCAATTAAATTAGGTGAAGAAATAGCAGAAGAGTTAAATTTTTCTAGAGATCAATTCAACTTTAATCGCCACCAAGATCAACAAGAAAGAAAAAAAGATGAAATTGGTTTTTCTTCTATTCGCGGGGGGAATATTCCAGGGGAGCATACAGTTATTTTTCATGGAGAAAATGAAAGTATTGAATTAACTCATAGAGCTTTTAACAGAGAAATATTTGCTGATGGTGCCATTCATGCTGCAATTTGGCTATCAAAGCAAAACAGTGGTTACTATACTTATAAAGATATGCTCTAAGATAAACGAGACTTATAGCGCTCAATAATTTTTTTTAATTTCAATCGACGTTGGGGACTTAAAAATTTTGCGAATGCATTTTTTTTACCAGCATAATGTACTGTTAAATCATCTTTATTGTTTTTGAGGCTGCTCCAATGCAAATTATAACTTTGATCATCTTCGATTTCCTGATCATTTAATTTTTGGATTTGTAATTCTTCTTGATTAAGAATAATCCTCTCTTTTTTCTTTGTAAAATTGAAGTAAAGATAGGTGCATAAAACAAGAATAAAAAATTCAACAATACCAAATATTAAAATGGGCCATGCCCCAACAATGACAAATCTGACTCCCATAAAAAAAATTAGTCCACCCGTAATAATTAAAAAAAGTATTATCTGTTTGTGATTTAAACTTTTGTTTGGTTTAATATCTAACTGTTTTTTCATCGTGAATACATCAACACTAAATCAAATTTTTTCCAAATTATCAAAAGCTATTCCGACCCCTCAATCTGATCTTCAGTATGTCAATCATTATACTTTGTTAGTAGCAGTGGTACTATCAGCACAGTCTACCGACGCCCAAGTTAACAAAGCGACTAAAGACCTTTTCGCAAAATACGATACTCCAGAAAAAATTCTAAAATTGGGACTTCAGGGAATAATCCCATATGTCAAAAGCATAGGACTATTTAATTCTAAAGCAAAAAATGTCATTGCACTCTCCCAAATACTGGTCGACAAACATAACAGCAAAGTCCCAGAAAGCTTCGATTTGTTATGTGAATTACCAGGAGTAGGAAGGAAAACAGCAAATGTCGTTATGAGCGTTGCTTTTGGTCATACTACCATTGCTGTTGATACCCATGTTTACCGTCTTTCGAGAAGGCTCAATCTCAGTCTAGGAGAGACACCAGATGCTGTTGAAAAAGATCTTATGGATATTGTGCCTGATCAGTACAAAAAGACCGCCCACCATCTTCTCATTCTTCATGGCCGATATACTTGCAAGGCACGAAATCCTGAATGTGAAAAATGTGTAATATCCAAAGAATGCATACATTTTTTGAACGTTAATTATGGAAAAATTAAAAATTTTCTGTAAAACATTGAAGGACCATCCATCATGAGAGCTATAAAAAAAATTCTAATCGCTAATAGAAGTGAAATTGCTATTCGTATTTCAAGAGCGGCCACAGAGCTAGGGTATAAAACTGTTTCTATTTATTCTTATGAAGATCGTTTTGCATTGCACCGTTTTAAAACAGATGAAAGTTATTTGGTCGGATCAGGCTTAGGACCCATTCAAGCTTATCTTGACTATAAGGGTATTGTTCAGATCGCCTTAAACTCTGGATGTGATGCCATTCACCCAGGTTATGGTTTTCTTTCAGAAAACCCAGAGTTCGCGGATGAGTGCGCGAAACACAATATTCTTTTTGTAGGGCCGTCTTCAAAGATTATGCGCTCCTTAGGAAATAAAGTAGAAGCCAAAAAGACTGCTGACAAAGCAAAAGTTCCGACAATTCCTTCCACCGGACCTCTTCCGCGCGATATTAAAAAATGTAAAGCTCTTGCCAAAAAAATTGGTTACCCAATTATGTTGAAAGCATCTTGGGGTGGTGGTGGCAGAGGAATGAGAGTCATCCGTAAAGAAAATGAATTAGAAAATCAAATTAACACAGCTCGTCGTGAAGCAAAAAGTGCCTTTGGTAAGGACGATGTTTTTTTTGAGAAATTAATTGAAAAAGCATTTCATGTGGAAGTCCAAATTATTGGTGATACGCATGGAAATATTGTTCATTTATTTGAAAGAGATTGTTCATTACAGAGAAGACATCAAAAAGTGGTGGAGCGCGCTCCTGCTGCTTATCTAAGTGATAAAGAACGAGAAGCAATTTGCCAAGCCGGTGTTCGCATAGGTAAGCAAGTTGATTACTCATGTGCCGGCACTGTTGAATTTTTAATGGACGCCAAATCCCGAGAATTCTTTTTCATTGAGGTAAACCCTCGTGTTCAAGTTGAGCATACAGTGACCGAAGAAATCACAGGCATTGATATTGTCAAAGCACAATTTCTTTTAGCCTCAGGCGCTAAAATCGGAGATGGAATTTGTGGTGTTCCTGAACAACAAGATATTAAAATGAAAGGGCACGCCATCCAATCGCGTGTTACAACAGAAGACGCAGCAAATGATTTTGCCCCAGATTATGGAAAAATAACCGTTTATCGATCAGCTAGTGGCCACGGTATTCGATTGGATGCTGGGACTGCAGCAACGGGTACTGTTATTACTCCTTATTATGACTCTCTTTTGGTGAAAGTTTCTGCAAAAGGTCAGTCACCTGTTGAAGCGAAACAAAGAATGAATAG
The window above is part of the alpha proteobacterium HIMB59 genome. Proteins encoded here:
- a CDS encoding ABC transporter (PFAM: ABC transporter), with protein sequence MMINLKNIHYKISQKIILQNIDLNIQEGKTTVIMGKNGSGKSTLLKLLNQIIKPTSGLFDSTLSKPVPMLFQKPLMLQNSVNYNYHILQKIKKHQINHFWFKKFDLSHLSNQKINSLSEGEKQKVFISRIMSFDQSHLFLDEPNQSLDLQSEKLLIDLLINEKNQKTIVMTLHDFEIAKRIGDYFIYLENGKILLQDSYEDFFKKFNF
- a CDS encoding cytochrome C' (PFAM: Cytochrome C'), with the translated sequence MNKFLPLLILIMSPLLASDVITQRQDSMQDFNKLMRSATQSLKSGEIDGLSQIYDDIEAIMINYPTLFPEDSFDGKTKASKNIIDDRSTFNQISSEAAEWAALAKIAADNNDLETLQQHHQNLYGSCKSCHSRFKN
- a CDS encoding glutathione S-transferase C-terminal domain-like protein (PFAM: Glutathione S-transferase, C-terminal domain) — protein: MGLLVNGVWQDQWYDTKKSGGKFIRTEAQFRHFIDFDSDFTPDSGRYHLYVSLACPWAHRTLIYRSLKDLDDHISVSVVNPYMLENGWTFEENFPGTTADHLFSKEYLYQIYLKANPNYSGRVTVPVLWDKKNQTIVSNESSEIIRMFNYSFNKLTNNNLDFYPEKLQKKIDEINNFTYHNINNGVYKVGFATKQSVYEEELDKLFTALDQIEKMLKQNSYLLGDEILECDLRLFPTLLRFDPVYVGHFKCNKKRIIDYPNISRYVQSIKSNSKIKTTINIDHIKTHYYGSHPTINPNGIIPTGPDIY
- a CDS encoding metallo-beta-lactamase family protein,rhodanese-like protein (PFAM: Metallo-beta-lactamase superfamily; Rhodanese-like domain), yielding MIFRQLFDHTSSTYTYVVASRKGGEALVIDPVLENVERYIKLMEELDLKLVKVIDTHIHADHISGMAELRDRTNCITIMGDATPSDVVSMQVKDNDEVSIEGIKLKALHTPGHTNDSFSYLMNDRIFSGDTLLIRGTGRTDFQNGDPYDAYNSIFERILKLPEETLLYPAHDYKGDTVSTIGEEKKFNPRLQVSSAEEYANIMNNLNLPDPKMMDIAVPGNLKLGIDLKRQKNTNGLTVEEFQNVTTNDEHVLLDLREDSEIYHDGIIKNSIHVPFDQVSDYLIKEKENLQGKKILMYCAVGHRSTLAVQVSKSYDYKNCYHLMGGVKNWVAQGNPIEKKDHH
- a CDS encoding rhodanese-like protein (PFAM: Rhodanese-like domain) encodes the protein MGFKSLSVEEAVKSIENGALIVDVREQSEYEEAHLNNGILVPLSTISAEKITEINPDNKTILIHCRSGKRSKVAANILLSQNYTGEILELDEGINAWMESNQPVISSI
- a CDS encoding Sulfite exporter TauE/SafE (PFAM: Sulfite exporter TauE/SafE); translation: MGSVLSLLGAGGSILTMPILVYLFSIPALEATSYSLLLVGLTALMGSIGYFRQGTIDIKTAVLFGIPSILGVLLARHYLLPSIPNQFEVGILITKDFLIMFIFSVLMIIAALMMIKKNNNKKNASQNAPKNKSILVLLEGLIVGGVTGFVGAGGGFLIIPALVLLAGLEMKIAVGTSLIIIALKSIIGFGGDLIGGFQTNWLFVLYVMVATLIGVIVGNSLSKKFTGDQLKKYFGIMVLVIGFYIVAEQIINL
- a CDS encoding dihydrodipicolinate reductase (PFAM: Dihydrodipicolinate reductase, N-terminus; Dihydrodipicolinate reductase, C-terminus~TIGRFAM: dihydrodipicolinate reductase), which encodes MTTKIAIAGAKGRMGKNLIRSGLANPHTDVVGIFDISEIGKDFLDEMGLPHEVANTRETSFEIADVIIDFTSPKALFAFTESAVANKTGLVVGTTGLEEQHFNLLKQTGNSTNVFYAPNMSFGVNSFFSIARKAASYLKDFDIEIIETHHRFKKDSPSGTAIKLGEEIAEELNFSRDQFNFNRHQDQQERKKDEIGFSSIRGGNIPGEHTVIFHGENESIELTHRAFNREIFADGAIHAAIWLSKQNSGYYTYKDML
- a CDS encoding hypothetical protein (PFAM: conserved hypothetical protein) is translated as MKKQLDIKPNKSLNHKQIILFLIITGGLIFFMGVRFVIVGAWPILIFGIVEFFILVLCTYLYFNFTKKKERIILNQEELQIQKLNDQEIEDDQSYNLHWSSLKNNKDDLTVHYAGKKNAFAKFLSPQRRLKLKKIIERYKSRLS
- a CDS encoding endonuclease III/DNA-(apurinic or apyrimidinic site) lyase (PFAM: HhH-GPD superfamily base excision DNA repair protein; Helix-hairpin-helix motif~TIGRFAM: endonuclease III); protein product: MNTSTLNQIFSKLSKAIPTPQSDLQYVNHYTLLVAVVLSAQSTDAQVNKATKDLFAKYDTPEKILKLGLQGIIPYVKSIGLFNSKAKNVIALSQILVDKHNSKVPESFDLLCELPGVGRKTANVVMSVAFGHTTIAVDTHVYRLSRRLNLSLGETPDAVEKDLMDIVPDQYKKTAHHLLILHGRYTCKARNPECEKCVISKECIHFLNVNYGKIKNFL